The sequence below is a genomic window from Setaria italica strain Yugu1 chromosome IV, Setaria_italica_v2.0, whole genome shotgun sequence.
TCCTGGCAGCAGAGAAGCAGTGGACATTGCTTGACTGGAAGCCCAAGAAACCCGACATGCTTGTTGATACATTTGGCTTTGGTAGGATCATCCAGGACGGGCTGGTGTTTAGGCAGAATTTCTTGATTCGGTCCTATGAGATCGGTGCTGATCGTACGGCTTCTATAGAGACGTTAATGAATCATTTACAGGTGACATGAGTACACCATGAAATTTCAGTTTCTCTATTAACTATCGGTGCATTTGGTTTCTTTGAGGCTCACACTATCTTGATTTTTTCAGGAAACAGCTCTAAACCATGTAAAGACAGCTGGTCTTCTTGGAGATGGTTTTGGTGCCACGCCAGAGATGAGCAAGCGAAACTTGATCTGGGTTGTCAGCAAAATTCAGCTTCTTGTTGAGCAATACCCCTCATGGTACGTTTCTGGAAACCATAAATTACCTTGTCCATTTCTTAGAAAGCACGTATTTGTCTTTCCTTTCAATTAAATTTGTAACCGTTACTCTTTACGATCCTTATTGAATTGTTTATTTTTTATCCTTTGGCATGCATAATTTCTAAATTAAGTTCTGCGTGTGCTAGAATAGTGTTATTATATGTTAGTAAATTAGCTCAAGAAAATGCCCTAAAAAATAGCTCAAGAAAAAATGTTCTATAGCTCAATTTTTCTGGACTGATTGTTGTGCATTTTGTAGTTAGGTCGATCATGAAGCTTTATACTACATAGTGTGAAAACTTCTTAAGTAATTCTTGCGGTATGCACTTAGCTTACTGAAGATTAGCAACACAAATAGTGTTCAATTGCTCATGATCCACCCTTGGTACAACTAACATGGTCAAGTCTGCCAATCTGTGGTTTCTTGATTAAAAGAACAGGACTCTGGAGTTGTGCCTCTTTAATCGATGGATTCAATGTTTACCTGAAGATAAAAATGTGCATGTGGTGTGCTTAAGTTTTACTAGTAAATAGAATAATCCTAACTAGCAATTAGAAGCTTAAGAAAACAACGTCCCTACCAATTTGCTGATTTTATTGGCCTGCAGGCTGCACAGATGAGCAAGGTTATTGCTCTCTTTTTCTTTGCCTGTTACTCTCATAGCCTGCATAATGCGGCACCTTAAAATGATCACTGCACCCAAGCAAAACACTGTTAGGTGTCTTATATTAGTATAAAACTATTGTTCGACATGATTGAGTCCATACTCTGTGAACAATTTGGAAGTTTTTTGGTTAAAAGAAACATCTAGGTGTTGGAAGTTCATTTGTTTGGTAGGGTAATATATTAATGGCTTAGGACTGCTGAATTAAGTGGCATTTGTCCATTCCTCTTGAATGTATCAATAAAAAAGATCCGATAAATTGTACACCACAAGAGATCTGAAGTGGCCTTTATTGGTGAATCATCGTAAGAAATAAATGTTGTGGGCTGCCATTTCCTTGATCTGGATCATAGACTCACTGCATTTAATTCGCTATTTAATTTGAGTCCTCATAAAATCAGTAGCTGCTACAACTTTCtgtaagattgtgtataatgcgtGGGTTGTATTGCATTGAGCCTCGAGGGCGAATATATAGGGGTACAAGACTTTGAGGGGCAAGAAGCCTCCCCGAGATATTTCCTATACTACCAAATATAGTCTAACACTTTCATTTGTTCAACTGGCAAGTCATCCGATTCTAAGTATACCTtgttgaaaaaggaaaaataatttCAACAGCAGTTTTTGTGGTTCAGATATAGTTTCGGACACTCTTTTATGGGCTGCAAATTGcatgatatttttttaaaagaaaacttTCTGTAATTTTAGGGGAGATATGGTTCAAGTGGACACATGGGTAGCTGCTGCTGGCAAAAATGGCATGCGTCGAGACTGGCATGTTCGTGACTACAATTCTGGCCGTACGATCTTGAGAGCAACAAGGTCTGGAATTTTATCTGTTTTGCATTTATCGGTTCTCTTTTTGATGAGGAAGGGCTCTCAGATTATGATCTGCTTACCTTTTGAATTTTGGGTGCAGTGTTTGGGTGATGATGAATAAGAACACTAGAAGGCTTTCGAAAATGCCAGATGAAGTCAGGGCTGAGATAGGTCCATATTTCAATGGTCGCACAGCCATATCAGAGGATCAAAGTGAGAAGTTGGCGAAGCCAGGAAGCGCATCTGATGGTGACGCTGCGAAGCAGTTCATGAGGAAGGGGCTCACTGTAAGTTACATCCATGCTTTCTTGCTTTGCTGTCGTTGTACCTCGGTTATCATGATTTTTCTCATGTGTTAAGATTTCTCATGGAACTCCATTATGTGTAACAGCCTAGGTGGGGAGACCTTGATGTCAACCAGCATGTGAATAATGTCAAGTATATTGGTTGGATTCTTGAGGTAATTTCTTCCAGCCCTACCACTTTTCATCTTATTTAATGGCCACTGCCCTGGCCATGTGGTGGTTGATAAGATCTCACTGGCATGACTTAAAGTTTATAAAGTTTTGTGCAATTGTTTTGTAGTATAACTGACTGCTAGCACATAATCAATTGGCTACCTGTACCTGTaaagtagattttttttaatgaagTGATCCATGCATCGATGTTCTTAATCTTTGCATATTCCTGAGGTGATCAGATGCCTGAATCCTTATCATTTCACCTTTTATTCCCCCCAGAGTGCACCTATTTCGATCCTGGAAAAGCACGAGCTTGCGAGCATGACACTGGACTACAGGAAGGAGTGTGGCCGCGACAGCATCCTGCAGTCACTCACCACCGTGGCAGGTGAATGTGTGGATGGTGCAGATTCCACCATCCAGTGCGACCACCTGCTACAGCTGGAGTCAGGGGCCGATATCGTGAAGGCACACACGGAATGGCGGCCCAAGCGGGTGCACGGCGGTGAGGGGAACATGGGGTTTTTCCCAGCCGAGAGCGCATGAACATCCCCCTGAAGCTGAACCGGCCGAGCAAGAACGTGGTGGGGGCTCCTGTATGTGAAGCGCGGATCCTAAGTTATGCCTACTAACCCAGAACGAGTGTTTGGTCGCGAGAAGTTTGGCTTGCTGGGGAACGCCGCATTACCTGGGACAGTGTAAGGACGGAAGCTGCAAGAGGATTGGAGGAGGATGGTGAAGCCCAGGGGGAGAGGATGAGAAAGGAGCTTGTGTTATTAGGACAGCAAAACGGGAGGGTGACTGAGTTGTGCTGTGATACGCCGATTGCTGAATCAAGGAGCCAGGAGCTGATTTGGGGCCGGAGAGCAAAAGATTGTGCTGCAGGGGACAGTGTTAGTAGTGGTTTTAGGCCAGGTTGGGTGTGTAGAAGGCATTCCCTTTTGTAACAGCCTAATTTGTACATTCTTACCATCTTATCCTATCCTATTGGTTGGTTGAATCGCAGCCCTCCTGCGCTTCCATCCATGATGAATCCAGGACCATTTCGTGTACCGTTGTGTGCAGAGTGGGGTCGTTCGTCTATGACTGCAgatcgcgagatgaatccaaTTAAGTGTAATTAtataaaatcaattgtataaatgaaaattaattcgcgagatgaatccattaagtataattaatccatgatttgatcatgatgctacagtaaaatatgtactaatcatgaattaattaggtttaatagatttatctcgcgaattacacttcatttgtgcaattgattttgtaattaacttatatttaatacttgtaatgagtatctaaacattcatgtgacatgaactaaactttaatcaACACCCCTGGATCTGCATCCTCCCTGAAGCTGCTTCGTCAAGCTAGTCTTCctgtcctttttctttctttctcatgGATGGAAGGTCTAACCGTGCGGTTCCTGGATGGAGCAAGGTACAGCGACGTGTAACCTGGCCTGGATTTCTTCACGCCGTCTCCGGCTGTTGGCGTGCGCGCTTGCAACGACTTGTTTGGTGAGATGCGGTGACGGGGATCATCATGGATTCATGGGCAAGGGCAACGGCACTGCACGGCAGGCCGCGAAGAGACCTGGAGAGAAATGGGGAGGGGGTGAGGAGGTGTCGTGAGGCGTCAGGCAACGCGTAAGGTTGGGTCGCGGAGCTGCTGGTGGGTGTGGCCGGCCGTTTGGGTGGCGCCGGACGGCGCAGGCACAGAGAGCTGGACGGCCGGGCGGGCTGCCGGACCGAACCAGCCAACCACCCGCATTTGGTGCGCTGAGCTGGGCTGGGCCCCGTGACAGCAGCAGCGCCACCCGGGGCAAGCCAAGCCACTGTGTGGCTGtgatcgccggcgccgccggaaaTGGGTTGTGCCTCCGTACGAGGATGCTTCCGTTTCTGATCAAAGCATCGCACGTGACTGAAGCCAAGCAATGACTGTTAATTAGTTCACCATGGGTCTTTGGAGTTGGAGGTAAAAAACTCAAAAGTGACAAGCATCCGCGTAGGCGCAGGCGCACAGCTGGTATCTGTTCCTGGCGGCAAAAAAGGCACGCggtaccgccgccgccgcgccggcgtggCCTGATGGATGATGGCGACGTACGGCAGCAGTTCTTGTCCGCCGGCCGCCATCAGCGCGCGGCGGGAGGCTGATGGCGACGGGCGCCGGCTCGATGGGCCTCTCGCCGGAGCGGGGATCGCGAGCCCCAGCGGCCGGCACGCCGCGCGCACATGGATGGGATGGGAGTGATGGACCGCTCCGCTGCTGTCCGGTGTCGCGCGGTAGCTAGCAAAGCTAGATCGCGTGATGGCGAACGACGGGGGGACCCCGGCCGGGTGGGCTTCAATCTCGCCGTCCGTGTCCATCCCAGGCATTGAATCCGATCCCCGGTGGCCTGCGAACGTACCCGCGCTGCGAGCCTG
It includes:
- the LOC101757281 gene encoding palmitoyl-acyl carrier protein thioesterase, chloroplastic, with the translated sequence MAGSLAASAFFPCPGASPAAAAKTSKNMAGELPETLSVRGIVAKPGAPSGNMQVKAQAQALPKVNGTKVNLKNASADKEEVIPYSAPKTFYNQLPDWSMLLAAVTTIFLAAEKQWTLLDWKPKKPDMLVDTFGFGRIIQDGLVFRQNFLIRSYEIGADRTASIETLMNHLQETALNHVKTAGLLGDGFGATPEMSKRNLIWVVSKIQLLVEQYPSWGDMVQVDTWVAAAGKNGMRRDWHVRDYNSGRTILRATSVWVMMNKNTRRLSKMPDEVRAEIGPYFNGRTAISEDQSEKLAKPGSASDGDAAKQFMRKGLTPRWGDLDVNQHVNNVKYIGWILESAPISILEKHELASMTLDYRKECGRDSILQSLTTVAGECVDGADSTIQCDHLLQLESGADIVKAHTEWRPKRVHGGEGNMGFFPAESA